The Quercus lobata isolate SW786 chromosome 4, ValleyOak3.0 Primary Assembly, whole genome shotgun sequence genome segment CGATTATCATTCCGGAAGGCAAAGAGAGTCTTGGTTGGAGGGCTTTTGGCCTTGAACTTAGAAAACTACTGAACCCTTCTCAATATGTAGTGGGAGGAAATGGATTTCCCAAATTCATTCCTCAGGTGCGTAGGTCTAACTTGGAGGCTGTAGGTTCTAGATCTTTTGCTGAAGTTGTGCAAGGTTTACATGGAAGAATAGAGGAAAGGAAGCAACCAAAGCAACTAGGAACAATTGCCAAAAGGAAGTTACCACAGATAGGGGAGGAGAAGATGGGAGTGAATCTGAGAATCTCTGGTGTTAAAGAGGGGGATTTACCGGTGGTGAAATCTGGTAGGATGAAGGTGGTGGGAGGAGCTAGGAGGGAGCTTTGCTCTTATGAGGTGGCAGAGGTTGGTGAGCAAAACCTGGCAGACACTAGGCTACATTTCCCTAGtattaatttgaattcaaaagaTTTTGTTATGGGGAAGAAGAGTGATGCTAGGAGATCTTGCTGGTCTGGGAGAGGTCTTGTCGTGGAGGTTGATGTGATGGGGAGGAGATGGGTTTTCTGGGATAGAAAGAAAGGGGGAGATACGAAGTGCAGAGGGGATTCGCATGAATCTGGTAGAGAGATTTCTAAGGCTTTTAAATGGATTCAATGGAGCTCTAATCAGGCTGTAGTTAAGCCTTTTATGGGCCTTGGAACAAGCCCAGACACTAGAGAGGGTCTTTTTTCAGGCCCAAGTCTTGTTGAAGTGGGAGAGAGCTCTTGGGCTGGTAAAGGAGCTGTAGCCCAGGTCCCGTTGGAAGCAGATTTAGAGTCAGGGGTGTCGGGCCGGTGCATGTCGTCCTCCGTCATGCCCTTGCTAGCATCTGGTGAGGCTGATGGCTTTTTACCGGTACTAGTTTCGGTGAGCCCACGTCGTTACAGGGTAAGGACGACGGTCCTTCCTGCGCCGGCACTTGCTCCGACGAGCTCACGGTGGCTCCGGTGGTGGCCGACGGCCCTTTCTCCGCCGGCACATGCTTCGACGAGCTCGCGGTGGCCCAGGTAAAGGCCGATGGCCATTTCTTCGCCGGAATCAGCCCTGTCCTGCCTTCATTTTTAATGGGCAAGGCCGACGACTACTTCCTTGTCGGAACTAGCTCCGATGAGTCCACGTCGTCACTGGGTAAGTTAGATAACTTGCTTCCGTGGTCACCGGTTGAAGGTTTTTTATCTGATTTTCTTCTGAGCTTATCGCGGGCTGGTCTTTTGGTTCTGGGTGACATTGAGGGGGATGAAGGTGGCTTGGACAATAGTGCTGTCCCGCCGAAAGCGGCCCTTGTATTTGAGCAACCCAGATCAGCAGAGTTACCCACAATGGCATTGAGTGTTGTCCCTGGGGTGTGTTCTTTGGCGGAGGAAGGGGTGAATTTTTCTGATATGGGTTTGGGTGGTGAAGGTAGTTCACCTATTCCTCTGTTGGCTATCACTCCCGGTGGGTTACCTCTGTCAGATGAGCTGAACCGTGATAACCAGGCAGTGGAGTGTGTGGATACTCAGGATACTTCTAGATGGGTGAAGAATAGGCTCCCTGGTTTTAGTAAATTGGTGGGGCTGCCTTTGTGCCGTCATGAAAAGTTGTGCATTGCTTTGTTACAGAAGATTGAGAGGGAGACGGAGGCTGCCAAAGTGCTAAACAGGAAAGTTACAGAATCTAGAAAAGTGGTTATCTATAAGGACAAGGGAAAGAGAGAGCTGAGGAACTTGCAGTCTTCGGTTAACTACGATGGTAGGTAGTGGCTGGTTGCTGAGATTCTTTTCAGCCGGGGACTTCATGTCtttatgcatttaaaaattCTCTCTTGGAATGTTAGGGGGCTGAATGACTGTCGGAAACGTTTGGTAGTGAAGAATTGTTTGCGTAAGTGGAAGTGTGATGTAATATGCCTTTAAGAAACTAAACTTTCTGGTTTGGATAGACAGATGGTAGGTAATTTGTGGAGCTGTCCTTATGTGGATTGGGTGGCCTTGGATGCTGTCCAGACAGCCAGAGGGGTTGTGATGATGTGGGATAGAAGGGTTTTAGAGAGGACGGAGGTTTTGGTGGGCTCTTTCTCAGTGTCTATTCGGTGGCAAGGGGTGGGGGACGGTTTCAGTTGGGCGTGTTCGGGGGTTTATGGCCCAATAGATAACAATGCGAGGGGATTAATGTGGGACGAGTTGGCAGGTGTTCAGCATTACTGGAATGTCCCTTGGTGTTGCATTGGGGATTTCAATATTGTCCGCTTCCCTAGTGAGCGGTTGGGTAACTCCCGTCTTACTCCGGCTATGGAACTTTTTTTGGAGTTCATTAAGGATCTTAATTTGATAGATTTACCTTTGGAGGGAGGGAGCTTTACTTGGTCTAGCAGGTCAGAAAGGAGCTTTACTTGGTCTAGCGGGTCAGAAAGGCCTTCGATGTCCAGGATTGACAGAGTTTTGGTGTCTCATGATTGGGAGGAGCAATATCCGGATGTGACCGAACGGATTCTCCCTCGTCCTGTTTCTGACCATTTTCAAATTCTAGTGGAGGTAGGGGGAATGGCGAGGGGGAAAAGTCTGTTTaggtttgagaatatgtggcttaAGACGGATGAGTTTACCGATATAGTTCAGTCTTGGTGGAGTCAGCATTCTTTCTCTGGCACTcctagttttgtttttgacaaAAAGTTGAATGCTTTGAAAGAGGACATCGTTCAGTGGAACCGATTGGAGTTTGGTCATGTTGGACGCAAAAAGACTCATTTATTAGAGACTTTGAAATCGTTAGATGTCAAGGAAGGGGAGATTGGCCTCTCAGAGGCAGAGATTTGTGAGAGAGCTGTGATGAGATCGGAAGTGGAAAATCTTCTCTCTATGGAAGAAATCTCTTGGAGACAGAAATCAAGGATGCTATGGCTTAAGGAaggagataaaaataaaatttttttccataagGTGGCTAATTCCCGTAGACGGTTTAATCATCTGAGTTTTGTGGAGGTGGACGGGGTGATTTATGAGGAGGAATCTGAGGTGGCTGTTCAGgtagtaaatttttataaaaatttgtaccaGGAGTCAGAGGAGTGGAGGCCTTTTGTGGAAGGTTTGGAGTTTGATCAGCTTGATGGGTTGGAGAGGGGTTGGCTTGAAAGGAGGTTTGAGTAGGAGGAGATTCTTTTAGCCGTTAATGAGCTGGCTGGAGATAAAGCTCCAGGTCCTGATGGCTTCTCTATGGCTTTTTTCCACCATTGCTGGAGAGTGGTGGAAAGGGATGTTCTAGCAGTTTTTGAGGAATTTTATCAGCACAATAAGTTTGAGAGATCTTTGAACGCTACCTTTATAGCTCTTATCCCCAAGAAAATCGATGCTTCTAATATTAGAGATTTTCGACCTATCAGCCTGGTGGGGAGCTTGTATAAGATCTTGTCTAAGGTTTTGGCAAACCGTATGAAACAGGTCTTAGATCAATTAATTTCTGAGTCTCAGAATAGTTTTGTGGGAGGCAGACAGATTCTTGACTCagttcttattgctaatgaGTGTGTTGATAGTCGTGTGAAGAGCAAGATCCCGGGGGATATTTGTAAGCTAGACATTGAGAAAGCTtacgatcatgtgaattgggaggctCTTCTGGATCTTTTAAAGAGAatgggttttggggagaagTGGTGTAGTTGGATTCGCACTTGTATTTCAACTGTCCAGTTctctattttgattaatggggcTCCAGCTGACTTTTTTGGGAGCACGAGGGGCCTAAGACAAGGGGATCCGCTATCTCCTAtgttatttttagttatgatgGAGGTCTTAAGTAGGATGATGAAAAGAGTTGAAGGTGCTGGCTTGATCTGGGGTTTTCAGGCTATAGGCAGACGAGGTGTAGGGGAGTGTGTCTCGCATCTTTTGTTTGCGGATGATACTATCCTTTTCTGTGATGCGGATGTGGAGCAGATCCTTCATGTGCGTATGCTTCTCCTTTGTTTCCAGGCTGTCACAGGTTTGAAGGTTAATGTATTAAAGAGCGAGTTGGTTCCTGTAGGGGAGGTTAACAATATTCATGCCTTGGCAGAGATCCTGGGTTGCCGGATTGGGTCTTTGCCTATGACCTATCTTGGTATGCCGTTGGGGGCTGCCCATAAGTCCCcttctatttggaatcctattttggaaaaaattagtCTTAAGTTGGCCGGGTGAAAGAAGTTGTATTTGTCTAAAGGTGGTAGATTGACACTGATTAAGAGTACGCTTTCCAATCTTCCTACCTACTTTTTATCCCTTTTTACCATCCCTTCGCATGTGGCTAATAAGATTGAGAAGATTCAGAGGGACTTCTTGTGGGGGGATTCCAAGCTTCATTTGGTGGGATGGGATAAGGTGTGTGCTCCTAAGGTTAATGGTGGTTTGGGTATAAGGAAGTTATCTACGTTTAACAAAGCTTTACTAGGAAAATGGCTATGGCGGTTTGGGGAAGAGTGGGGGGGTTGGTCTTCCAAACTGGGCAGGGGTGTTCATGGGTGTGGCTTATGGAGAAGTATCCGAAAAGGATGGGAGGTGTTTAGCAAACACATCCGGTTTGAGGTAGGGGTGGGGGATAGAGTGAAGCTTTGGACGGACCAGTGGTGTGGGGACTCACCACTCCATCTTTCTTTCCCGGTAGTGTATGGGATTGCTTCTAATAGAGAGGCTTCGGTGGCCTCTTCTCTTGAACGTTTGGGGACCGAGGCTCGGAGAAGTTGGAAGGTTCTTTTACTTAGAAATCCAAATGATTGGGAGATGGGTGTGGTGGATGATTTCCTTCAAATCATGGGTTCTAACTTACCTCAATCTGAGCAAGGAGACCGCATGGTTTGGAAATTGATGAAGAAAGGGGTTTTTGACATCCGCTCGTTCTACAATAAGCTCCGAAGCTCCCTGCCTATTacttttccttggaaaggtatttggaaggcTAAGGCTCCTACTCACGTCTCCTTCTTCATTTGGACTGCGGCTTGGGAGAAGATTCTTACAGGGGATATTTTGCAGTATAGAGGATTCGATTTTGTAGATTGGTGCATTTTGTGCCGTTGTAATGGGGAGTCGGTGAATCATTTGCTTCTCCATTGTGACAAAGCTTATCTGTTGTGGAGCATGGTTTTTAGATCCTTTGGGATTTCTTGGGTTTTGCCAAGATCGGTTGCAGATATGCTATtaggttggtggaattggtttggAAAGCACTCTTCTAGCGTTTGGAATCTAGCTCCGTTGTGCctaatgtggtgtatttggagggagcgtAATTGGCGTACTTTTGAGGATAGGGACAAGTCTGATGACCAGCTGCTCGCTTACTTTAGTGgctctctttttgattggtctagggcttggggactcacctctagtgattctaTCCCTATGTTCCTTAGTTCTCTTCTCTGTAATTAATTTGCTTTTTGTTGTCtccgtttgttttcttttttcttcttctcctctctttttgtttgtttccttctCTGTATTCTCTGTTCTGCCTTGTGTTTTCATGAGGTAgcttttattatatatctttcttacttatcaaaaaaaaatgtttcaactTCCATATTGTTTGATTACTTCATTCAACTACTGAGTTGTTTGCTTATTATACTTTGCAACTGATGTCCATAGCATTGAGTGTTGTCAAATGAAGTATTATGGCTATCCTTTcctttgtgcttttttttttttttttttttttttttttttcgggtaTGGATTTATTATACTTTGCAACTGATGTCCATAATGTTGTGTTGTCAAATGAAGTAATATAGCTATCCTTCCCTTTCTGCTTATTTGTTTTGCATGGATAGGAGATAGGATTAGTATTTCAATTTATTCCCGTGGAACtttgaaggagaaaaaaattgagCTAAAAGTTCAAATAAATTGAGATGTCCAGTtacttatcaagaaaaaaaaattgagatgtccagtttatttgttttgagaCTTCTTCT includes the following:
- the LOC115984952 gene encoding uncharacterized protein LOC115984952; the protein is MVGNLWSCPYVDWVALDAVQTARGVVMMWDRRVLERTEVLVGSFSVSIRWQGVGDGFSWACSGVYGPIDNNARGLMWDELAGVQHYWNVPWCCIGDFNIVRFPSERLGNSRLTPAMELFLEFIKDLNLIDLPLEGGSFTWSSRSERSFTWSSGSERPSMSRIDRVLVSHDWEEQYPDVTERILPRPVSDHFQILVEVGGMARGKSLFRFENMWLKTDEFTDIVQSWWSQHSFSGTPSFVFDKKLNALKEDIVQWNRLEFGHVGRKKTHLLETLKSLDVKEGEIGLSEAEICERAVMRSEVENLLSMEEISWRQKSRMLWLKEGDKNKIFFHKVANSRRRFNHLSFVEVDGVIYEEESEVAVQVVNFYKNLYQESEEWRPFVEGLEFDQLDGLERGWLERRFE